DNA from Deltaproteobacteria bacterium:
TACGTACGGATTGCTTGGTGCGCGCTCTTCCTGTCCTTCACAGCCGCAGCGGGGTGCGGCGGGACCGCCGTCTTGAACCGCGCCAACGAAATTTCCGTGGCATCCGACCCGTCGGGAGCCGCGGTAACCGCAGCGGGGAAGCGTATCGGCGTGACGCCCCTCGTAATCCGGCAGCAGGACGTATTCCCCGTGGTGTTCCCCCCGGAGAATCAGGATGCGTACGGGACGCTTGTCATATCGAAGGAAGGTTGCAAGGATCACACGGTGCGTGTGACCAACGAGGTGATCCGGAAGGGCGTCAACGCGAAGCTCGACTGCGGGCAGTCTGAATTGGTGAAACCTCGCGCAGGCGCTCCGGCGGCGCCGCCGCCGGCGATACGGGAGAGGCTTCTTCGGCTGAACGAGCTGCGCGACCAGGGATTGATCACCGC
Protein-coding regions in this window:
- a CDS encoding SHOCT domain-containing protein yields the protein MERRMYVRIAWCALFLSFTAAAGCGGTAVLNRANEISVASDPSGAAVTAAGKRIGVTPLVIRQQDVFPVVFPPENQDAYGTLVISKEGCKDHTVRVTNEVIRKGVNAKLDCGQSELVKPRAGAPAAPPPAIRERLLRLNELRDQGLITADEYKEIRAKILGEL